The Planctomycetota bacterium genome includes a region encoding these proteins:
- a CDS encoding PhoH family protein, producing the protein MEHADGAVKTFVLDTNVLLHNPEALFVFEDNTVVIPFVVLEELDTFKGNNDDLGRNARQAIRHLDEMRKSGPLAEGVRVERTGGVVQVMLNHVEPQHPALRLDSPDNRIINVAANLKVEGRTVVLVSKDINCRVKATALGLVAQDFQNQKVDFDHLYTGYRDLTVARQFIDQLFKNDDGVALPDGSTETPLNANEFVLLHNAEDEQHTALARFDGETQVLRPVRNKRSNIFGIAPRNLQQTMAFDLLMDDRVKLVTLLGNAGTGKTLLALAAGMDKTLNAGVYEKLLVARPIMPMGKDIGYLPGDKDEKLAAWMQPIFDNLTLLLGNRLSENDKGEPKATATNVEKKIAGLMAEGTVVLEPLTYIRGRSIPQQYLIVDEAQNLTPHEVKTIATRVGEGTKLILTGDASQIDNPYLDSSSNGLSYVVERLKNNALVGHVTLAKAERSELASLVAETL; encoded by the coding sequence ATGGAACATGCCGATGGAGCGGTGAAGACGTTTGTGCTGGATACCAACGTGCTGCTGCACAACCCAGAAGCCCTGTTCGTCTTCGAGGACAACACAGTGGTGATCCCGTTCGTGGTGCTGGAAGAGCTCGACACGTTCAAGGGCAACAACGACGATCTGGGGCGTAACGCCCGGCAAGCGATCCGGCATCTGGACGAGATGCGCAAGAGCGGGCCGTTGGCCGAGGGGGTGCGGGTCGAACGGACCGGCGGGGTGGTCCAGGTGATGCTCAACCATGTCGAGCCGCAGCACCCGGCGCTTCGGCTGGATAGCCCCGACAACCGCATCATTAACGTCGCGGCCAACCTCAAGGTCGAGGGCCGCACCGTCGTGCTGGTGTCGAAGGACATCAACTGCCGCGTCAAAGCCACGGCGCTCGGGCTGGTCGCCCAGGACTTCCAGAACCAAAAGGTCGACTTTGACCACCTATACACCGGCTACCGCGACCTGACCGTTGCCCGGCAGTTCATCGATCAGCTTTTCAAGAACGATGACGGTGTCGCGCTGCCCGACGGTTCGACCGAGACGCCGCTCAATGCGAATGAGTTCGTCCTGCTCCACAACGCCGAAGATGAGCAGCACACCGCGCTGGCTCGCTTCGATGGCGAAACTCAGGTGCTGCGGCCCGTTCGGAACAAACGGAGCAACATCTTCGGTATCGCCCCGCGGAACCTGCAGCAGACGATGGCGTTCGACCTGCTCATGGACGACCGGGTGAAGTTGGTGACACTCCTCGGCAACGCGGGTACGGGCAAGACGCTGCTCGCGCTCGCTGCCGGTATGGACAAGACGCTCAACGCTGGCGTCTACGAAAAGCTCCTCGTCGCTCGGCCGATCATGCCCATGGGCAAGGACATCGGCTACCTGCCCGGCGACAAGGACGAGAAGCTCGCCGCGTGGATGCAGCCGATCTTCGACAACCTCACGTTGCTGTTGGGCAACCGCCTAAGTGAAAACGACAAGGGCGAGCCGAAGGCGACCGCGACGAACGTGGAAAAGAAGATCGCCGGCCTGATGGCCGAGGGGACGGTCGTGCTCGAACCCCTGACCTACATCCGCGGCCGATCCATCCCCCAGCAGTATCTGATCGTCGACGAAGCCCAGAACCTCACGCCCCACGAGGTCAAAACCATCGCCACCCGTGTCGGCGAGGGAACCAAGCTCATTCTCACCGGCGATGCCAGCCAGATCGACAATCCGTACCTCGACAGCTCCAGCAACGGCCTGAGCTACGTCGTCGAACGTCTCAAGAACAACGCCTTGGTCGGCCACGTGACCCTGGCCAAGGCCGAGCGCAGCGAACTGGCAAGCCTCGTGGCCGAGACGTTGTGA